The following proteins are encoded in a genomic region of Paenibacillus sp. FSL R7-0273:
- a CDS encoding ABC transporter ATP-binding protein — MLTVQGINVYYGAIHALKDLSIQVNEGEIVTLIGANGAGKSTLLKTLSGLLKTKTGSIEFLGKSITGQSVQAIVKQGLIHCPEGRRVFANMSVEENLELGAYLQDGKSLAADFERVYSMFPRLLERKKQQAGTLSGGEQQMLAMGRAIMGHPKLLLLDEPSMGLAPLLVQDIFRIIQEVNAAGTTVLLVEQNAHQALKIAHRAYVLETGRVVLEGDAKEMADSEEIKMAYLGH; from the coding sequence ATGCTTACAGTACAGGGAATCAACGTTTACTATGGTGCCATTCACGCATTGAAGGACCTCAGCATCCAGGTTAATGAAGGGGAAATTGTTACGCTTATAGGTGCCAATGGTGCCGGTAAGTCCACGCTGCTCAAGACACTGTCCGGGCTGCTGAAGACCAAGACCGGGAGTATCGAATTTCTCGGAAAATCGATTACCGGCCAGAGTGTCCAGGCGATTGTGAAGCAAGGGCTGATTCATTGTCCTGAGGGGCGGCGCGTATTCGCCAATATGTCAGTAGAAGAGAATCTTGAGCTCGGTGCTTACCTGCAGGATGGAAAAAGCCTGGCCGCAGATTTCGAGAGGGTCTACAGTATGTTTCCGAGACTGCTTGAGCGCAAGAAGCAGCAGGCCGGAACGCTGTCCGGCGGGGAACAGCAGATGCTGGCCATGGGCCGCGCGATTATGGGCCACCCCAAGCTGCTCCTGCTGGATGAGCCTTCGATGGGGCTTGCTCCGCTGCTGGTGCAGGATATTTTCAGAATCATCCAGGAGGTCAATGCGGCCGGAACAACCGTGCTGCTGGTCGAACAGAATGCCCATCAAGCGCTTAAGATAGCCCACCGCGCCTATGTGCTGGAAACCGGAAGAGTAGTGCTGGAGGGAGACGCCAAGGAAATGGCGGATTCGGAAGAGATCAAGATGGCCTATCTCGGCCACTAG
- a CDS encoding ABC transporter substrate-binding protein, which yields MKKIGAILLSTVLTAVLAAGCGNNTENSANSGSGGNAGGGTIKIGANLELTGGQASFGDSASKGAQLAVDQINAAGGILGKQLELVVADNASKSEEATQAAQKLITNDKVVTIIGASTSTNTLGIVPVATEKKIPLVAVGATNPKVTVDERSGDVNEWVFRAAFIDPFQGQVMANFASNNLSAKTAVIYTDTSSDYSKGLQKFFEETFKANGGEVLSQESYQQKDSDFKAVLTRIKAANPDVIYLPGYYEEVGKIVKQAREMGITVPFLGGDGWDSPQLAEIAGAAALENTFMSNHYSPEDTATEVTTFVDAYKEANGGAVPDGMAALGYDALKLVADAITRAGEADPAKIKDALAATKDLQLATGKITLNETHDPVKAAVVLKFVGGVQTFEAKVNP from the coding sequence ATGAAAAAAATTGGGGCCATTCTTTTGTCGACAGTACTGACTGCGGTATTGGCAGCGGGCTGCGGTAACAACACAGAGAACAGCGCTAACTCTGGAAGCGGCGGAAATGCTGGCGGGGGCACGATCAAAATCGGGGCTAACCTTGAGCTTACAGGCGGCCAGGCTTCTTTCGGCGACTCCGCATCCAAGGGTGCTCAGCTGGCTGTAGACCAGATCAATGCTGCCGGCGGGATTCTGGGCAAGCAGCTGGAGCTGGTTGTTGCCGACAATGCCTCTAAATCCGAGGAAGCCACACAGGCGGCGCAAAAGCTGATCACCAACGATAAAGTAGTTACTATTATTGGTGCATCCACTTCTACTAACACACTGGGTATCGTTCCGGTTGCGACTGAGAAAAAGATTCCGCTTGTAGCTGTTGGTGCGACTAACCCTAAGGTTACTGTTGATGAGCGCAGCGGCGATGTGAACGAATGGGTATTCCGCGCAGCCTTTATCGATCCGTTCCAAGGCCAGGTTATGGCTAATTTTGCAAGCAACAACCTCAGTGCTAAAACGGCGGTAATCTACACGGATACTTCGAGTGACTACTCCAAGGGTCTGCAGAAATTCTTCGAGGAAACCTTTAAGGCCAACGGCGGAGAAGTTCTGAGCCAGGAATCCTATCAGCAGAAGGACTCTGACTTCAAGGCGGTTCTGACCCGTATCAAAGCAGCGAATCCGGATGTGATTTATCTGCCGGGCTACTATGAAGAGGTTGGTAAAATCGTAAAGCAGGCCCGTGAAATGGGTATTACTGTACCGTTCCTGGGCGGCGACGGCTGGGATTCCCCGCAGCTGGCTGAAATTGCCGGCGCAGCAGCGCTTGAGAATACGTTTATGTCCAACCACTACTCACCTGAAGATACAGCTACAGAAGTAACTACCTTCGTTGATGCTTACAAAGAAGCTAACGGCGGCGCAGTACCGGACGGTATGGCGGCTCTGGGCTACGATGCGCTGAAGCTGGTTGCTGATGCCATCACCCGTGCAGGTGAAGCTGATCCGGCAAAGATCAAGGATGCTCTGGCAGCAACTAAAGATCTGCAGCTGGCAACAGGTAAAATCACGCTGAACGAAACTCATGACCCGGTTAAAGCAGCTGTCGTGCTGAAATTTGTCGGCGGTGTTCAGACTTTTGAAGCAAAAGTTAATCCATAA